A section of the Engraulis encrasicolus isolate BLACKSEA-1 chromosome 8, IST_EnEncr_1.0, whole genome shotgun sequence genome encodes:
- the dynll2a gene encoding dynein, light chain, LC8-type 2a, producing MTDRKAVIKNADMSEDMQQDAVDCATQAMEKYNIEKDIAAYIKKEFDKKYNPTWHCIVGRNFGSYVTHETKHFIYFYLGQVAILLFKSG from the exons ATGACGGACAGGAAGGCTGTGATCAAGAATGCTGACATGTCTGAGGACATGCAGCAGGATGCGGTGGACTGTGCCACCCAGGCCATGGAGAAGTACAACATCGAGAAGGACATCGCTGCCTACATCAAAAAG GAGTTCGACAAGAAGTACAACCCCACATGGCACTGTATCGTGGGCAGGAATTTCGGCAGCTACGTCACCCACGAGACCAAGCACTTCATCTACTTCTACCTGGGCCAGGTGGCCATCCTCCTCTTCAAGTCCGGCTGA